In bacterium, the DNA window AAAAAGAACTTGCTCTTAAATGATGCCCACCATGACTACTGGCCCACAAGGTCAATGGCCGTGGTGGGCCTTTTTCTTATACCCACCACTCAAAATTGCCCATTTATGCCACTTTTTCACCCAAACTTTCCAGATTGAAATAAAAATGACATATTATAACTATCAATAGAATTTATTCATTTTTTACTAAATTACGATTGGGAAAATTATGAAAAATATGAAAAAGATACCCGTAGCATTATTTCTTGGTTTTATGGGGTTAGGACCAATGGTACACCCAGCCTGCCTAGAAAGCCCTGCCAGCCCCATCCTCTCAACCTACATCAACCCATTAGCACCAGCAACATGCGAATGCGCCTTTTGTATTGATGACGATGCAAAAACAAACCGACACGGCATACAACATATTCATTTTGCTGCCTGGGAAGGTGAACTTAAAACGGTAAAAGATCTGATTTCTCAGGAACCTGCACTCGTTAATGCCCGCGATTATCGAGGCATGACGCCACTTTTATTTGCCGCCCGCTCTGGCAATTATGATATGGTAGAATTTTTATTAGAATCTGGCGCAGACTATCTGGCGTATGATAACAATCAAAGCACACAGACACCAGGCGGCAACGCACTGCACCATCTTTTTTATGGTCTTGAACCAAGTGATAAATTAGAATATACAACCAACATTGACGACATTTACGATCTTTTGATCGAAGCAGGAACCAGTCCCTACCTTGAAGACGGGAACGGAAAAACCCCCGCCGATGTTTATAATGATTTCATAAATAAAGATGGGCACAACAACACATGCACACAGGAATGTAACTCAAATTGCACCTGTTGCGAAGAGAACTACGTTCTTGATGCGGTATCGGCATGCTCAGTATACCAAGAATCAACTTTCATCGAAAGTACAACAACATCGAAAGATAAATCATCAGAAGAATGCTCTCCAACAGAAATCATGATCAACGCACCGGCAAAAGTCCATACAACAGCACCAGCTAATCAATCAGCCACCGAATGCTCTCCTACAGAAATTATGAGCCAAAAAAAAGAACTCGCTCAACCATACAAGCCACATCTCATCTTTGAAGGCTTCTCGCTTGATGACTGCGACAGTGATTTTTAATTAAATTTTTTTCACATTCCTTGCATTCAAAAAAATAAAAACTTTACCCTAGAACTAATGAATGGTTCTAGGGTTTTTTTATGAAGATTTTTATGGAAGGAAGATATCATGACACAATCATCCAAAGCTGGTTGTAATTGTTCCTGCAAAAAAGCATGCTCAAGTAGATGCAAGTGTGATAAAAAATGCAAATGCCCATGCAATGGTCCCGTTAAAAAAGCATGTACGTGCAAAACCAAGTGCTCATGCAAATAACTCACTATTCATAAATTACTGGGGGCTTAATCGTCAAAAAAAAATTTGGCAAAGCCCCCGGCAAAATTCAAACACTACTTATTAATCTCAGCATCTTTTGATCAATTTAATTTATTCTTCCCTAAGCCAACTCAATATACTAAACTAATTTTGCGAAAAGAGACCACCTCACGCCAGGGGAGATTCATGAAGTATAAAAAATTATGTACCTACTTGGTAATTCTAGGAATTATTACAGGAAGCGGATACCTTCTTTATCAGCGCTACGTAAAAAAACCGGCACCACAATTTTATAAAACAGAAAAGCCACAATGCCGGTCTATCAGCCAAATCATTCTTGCCTCGGGAATTTTAGAAATAAAAGATCTCGTAAAAATTGGCAGTGTTGTTTCTGGTACCATAAAAGAACTCTACGTTAAAGAAGATCAGCAAGTTCAAAAGGGCGAGCTGCTAGCAGAAATTGACCCAGGAACGGGCGAAACAGATTTCCAAGATGCGTATCTACGCGTCATGAGACTTCAAGCAGAACTTGAATACCAAGAAAAAAATTATGTACGCAAAAAAGAACTTTTTGAAACGGGACAGTTGGCAAAAGATACATTTGAAATGCTTGACCGCGATTATGAAACAAAAAAAATTGATTTAAAATCAGCAAAAACAAAATTAGAAAAAGAACGCCTCTCGCTCCAAAACCGTAAAATATTGGCGGCAGGCAACGGCTTTGTCACTGCCGTTAACGTCTATAAAGGCAGCGGTGTTACCGGTACCGATTTCTCATCAGCACCGTTGTTTGAAATAGCACCTGACATTACCGAAATGGAAGCGAAACTTGATATTGACGAAAGCGATATTGGCTCGGTAAAACCAGGACAAATAGTTACCATGGCTGTTAACACCTACCCAGACCTTGAAATTAAAACCACCATAAAAACGGTCGGCTTTTCACCCAAAACAAATAAAGACAGTCTCTTTTACAAAGCAACTATTGATATCAGCAACCACAACCGCCTCTTTAGGCCAGGCATGACGCTGAATGCAAAAATCAAAGCATCAAAGATAAAAAAAGCTCTCTGCATAAAAGGTATCAGCTTTCAAACAAATCCTAAAGTACTCAAAACTATAGCCAAGCAATTGAACTACGAATTCAAACCTCTCGACAAAAAAAGCCGCAAAGAATTTAAAAAAACCTATCCCAACAAACGCGTTAAATTTATATGGACGGTTGCCAATAAAACATTTATCGAAAAAGGTATTTTGCTGGGCATCACTGATGATAACTATTTTGAAATTAAAGAAGGCTTGAGCGAGCACGAAGAAGTTATAACCGATATCGCTGAAAAAGATGACATGGAAAAACTCTATAAAAAGTGGTTCAAAGGTACCTTATAAACTATGAACTCACGCATTTTAATAAAAAGTTCTTTGCGCGCTCTCAACCACCACAAAGGACGCTCTTTCCTGACTATCTTGGGCATTATTGTTGGTATTGCTTCAATCATTGCAACACTAGCAATCGGCTACGGCGCTGAAGAAAAAATGCGTAAATCAATTTTAGCAATTGGCAACAACTATATTGAACTTTGGCGAGGCAACTTTACGCTTGAAGGAGCAACCAAATCAATCAAGCAAAAAGAAACAAAAAAACTGACAACGGCGGATGTTACCAGCCTCAACAACCAATGCCCGGGCATAAAGAAAATATCGCCCGTCATTTTTGATCGCGGCATTATTGAATATCATGGCTCTGCCGTTATGTGCGATATCAAAGGCGGTAACGATGAACTGCTCAGTGTCATGGGCCGCTCGCTCAGTAAAGGTGCCAATATGACGCAGCATCACATTCAAAAAGGAACGCGCGTTGCTCTGCTGGGAGACCAAACCGCTAAAGACCTTTTTAAAACCGTTGACCCAATTGGCCGCACGATAAAAGTAAAAAATATTTTGTTTACCGTTATTGGCGTTATTAAAAAAATAGACAATGCTCCCGGCCACCGCGATCCAAATCTTGACGTTATTATTCCTTTTACTTCAGCAAAAAAATATCTCAAAAATCACAACAGTAGCACCATTCACGGCATTGTCATTGCTGGCAAAAGTCTTGACAAAATGCCAACCATTGTACGACAAATTAAAAAAATTATGCGTGCTCGACACAATTTAGGCATTGATGAACCAAATGATTTTTCAATTATAGACCAAGCATCTATGCTTAAAGCCGCAAAAGCTTCTTCTACCATTTTTAACATCTTTCTCTTAATTGTCGCCTCAATTTCTTTGCTCGTTGGCGGCATTGGTGTTATGAATATCATGCTTGTTTCTGTTACCGAACGAACACAAGAGATCGGCATTCGCATGGCTCTCGGCGCTTCTCATGCACTCATTTTGCAACAATTTTTAATTGAATCAGTTGTTTTGTGTTTTATTGGCGGCATCATTGGTATCGTGCTTGGCTTAGTCACCCCTTTCATAGCACAATACACTTTTCAGTTACCTGCCGTCATACGCATCGAACCGATTATCGTTGCTTTCTGTACCATATTTTTAATTGGATTAATTTTTGGCTTTTATCCGGCACAAAAAGCAGCCCGGCTCAACCCGGTAGAAGCTCTTCTCAAACAATAAAGAATTATGATGAATAAAAAAAAAGCTATTATTACGCTCTTTCTTGTCTGCACAACGTGTACAACTGGATATTTTTTTTTAAGTAAAAAAAAAGAAACACTCAATATTGTAACGGAAAAACCACAACGCCGACACCTCGCACAATTCGTTACCGCATCGGGCACACTGAAGGCTAAAGATCAATTTACCGTTGGTAGCTTGGTTACCGGCAAGGTCGTAAACATTTTGGTCGACAATAATGATCACGTAAAAAAAGATCAAGTACTTGCTATTCTTGATAACGGAATTGGCGATACTGACATCAAAAAATTGATTGCTCAATGCGCTGAAGCGCAAGCAACATATGATTTTCAGAAAAAGTTTTTCGAACGCCAAAAAGAACTTTATGCAAGCGGGCAACTTGCCCAAAACAAATTCGAGCAAGAAGAACGAGATTTTTTGATTACACAAGCACGCGTTGAACAACTCAAGGCGTCGCTGGAGCGCGAACAAAAAATGTATGCTAACCTTTTCATTAAATCTCCCGACACGGGCACCATCATTGCTAAAAAAATTGATATCGGCCAACAAATAACTTCACAACTCGATGCAACAGTTTTATTTATTATCGCCAAAGATCTAACCGATATGGAAGCTTATGTTGATGTCGATGAAGCAGATATTGGACTTATTAAAGAAAACCAGGAAGCAGTTTTTACCGTTGATACCTTTTCAAAACGGCCTTTTGTTTCATCGGTCAAGCAAGTACAATTTCAATCAAAAATTGTTGAAAATGTTATAACGTACGCCACCGTTCTCAAAGTCAGCAACCCAACCATAGAGCTGCGTCCAGGCATGACAACCAACGTTGAAATCAAAGTCAACGAAGACAAAAATGCCCTCTCGGTACCTAATAAAGCGTTGCGCTTAAGCACATTTCGTCTTGAAGAATTTGCTAAAAAAGCCGGCTATACAATTGAAAAGCTTGAATTAAAACCTGGCTCAATTAAACAGCAACAACGTGATACCTTGTGGATTCTCGAAGAAAAAACTATCAAACAAGTTGATGTTAAACTTGGTGTTATCGATGTTCGCTTTACACACGTAATCGATGGACTTAGCGAACAAAGTAACGTTATCGTAGAATTCACTGAACAACCACACGAAAATATACTGTTGCGATCGGTATATGGTGCTCGACCAGGAACGATAGGTACCAAATGAAACTGTTAGAAGCAAAAAATCTTGTTAAAATTTACCGCATGGGCGACACCGATTTAGCTGCGCTCAAAGGCATTAATTTGACTATTGATCAGGGCGAATTTTTAGCCATCATTGGCACTTCAGGATCAGGCAAATCTACTCTCATGCATTTGTTAGGATGCCTAGATATTCCAACTGAAGGCGAATACTTTATTGAAGGAAAAAATGTCGCCAAAGCAACACGCGATGAACTTGCCAAAATTAGAAATGAAAAGATTGGTTTTGTCTTTCAAAAATTTCATTTACTTAGTGATTTAACAGCGCTTGAAAATGTCGCCCTACCCCGCCTTTATGCTGGCCAAACTGAAGAACAGGCAACTCGGGAAGCAACCGCACTTTTACAATCAGTTGAACTTGGCAATCGCTTGGATCACTATCCTTACCAACTTTCTGGCGGGCAGCAACAACGCGTAGCCATCGCCCGCTCGCTCATCAATAAACCACGCATCATCTTGGCCGACGAACCAACCGGAAATTTAGATTCTGCCACCGGCGAAACAATTATCAATATGTTCAAAAAACTCAATGCCGAACAAAATGTTACGGTAATTTTAGTAACGCATGAACCACGCATAGCAAACTATACCAAACGTACCGTTGAATTAATTGACGGGCTTATTGTTTCAGATAAAAAGAACAATTCATGAAAATAGCAATTATATTTAGAACCGCCCTTAAATCTTTGGCAAGCCACAAAATACGCTCACTACTCACAACGCTTGGTATTATTATCGGCGTTGTTGCCATTGTATGCGTCATGTCAATTGGCGAAGGAGCAAAAAATCGCGTTAACCAAGAAATTGAAAAACTAGGCAGCAATTTTATTATCGTTCTTTCTTCATCACAAAAAAAATTAACAAGCCGCAGCGCCCCACTAAAACCATTGCTCACACCAAAAGATTTGCTCACCATAAAAAATGAATGCGAGAATATTGCCATGATCTCACCAGGCATTCAACAACCAGCAAAAATTATGTTTGGTAATAAATCATGGGAAACTACTTTGGGCGGCGTTGGACAAAATTATACTGAGATTAGAAATTGGCGCTTAACTGATGGCGATTTTTTTACCCATCACGATATGCTTGCTGGCAGCAAGGTTGCCGTTATTGGCTTAACAGTACGACGTGAAATTTTTGGCAACGAAAACCCAATCGGCAAAACATTACGTATTAAACGTATTCCTTTTTTAATCATTGGCTCCTTAAGCGAAATGGGTAAACGTGCCGACGGCATGGACCAAGACGATACCGTCCTCATTCCTGCTACCACTATGCGCAAAAGAATTATGGGCGGGGTAGATCGCTACTTTGCGTTAATAATGTCGGCAAAAAATAAAGAGCGCATGCAACAAACGTCAAAAGAAATACGCTCCATTTTACGCCAAACACATAAAATTCCTGAATGCGATGATGATGATTTTACCATGTTTACACAAGAAGATATTGCACAAGCTTCAAGTGCGGCAACCAAAATTATGAATCTTTTACTTTTATTTGTCGCCCTTATTTCCCTGGTTGTTGGCGGTATTGGCATTATGAATATCATGCTTGTTTCAGTAACTGAACGCACGCGAGAAATTGGTGTTCGCATGGCCCTTGGGGCTACAACACGCAGCATTCTGAATCAATTTATTTTTGAAGCAATTACCATCTGCTTGATTGGTGGACTACTTGGTTTGCTCATTGGTATTGGTGGCGCCGTTGCCATTGGTCTCGGGCTTGGTTGGCCAATTTTCATATCCAAAATATCACTCGCAATATCGCTTGCCACATCAGCATCAATTGGGCTCTTCTTTGGCTATTACCCTGCGTACAAAGCCTCAAGACTTAACCCAGTTGATGCATTAGCAGAACGCTGAAATTTTATAAACCAAAAAAAATCAATTTTCTATTTCTTTGACCCATTTTGTATTCTTCACTTCGTTTGACCAGGTGAGCAACAAATTTATTGCATTCCCACTGCTCAGCTGCCCAATAAACCAATGTCGCATTTTTATGTGCACATGATGGCTTAAACATCCGACACAGCTCAGCTTCTTCAATGGCAGCACGTGTCACAAAAAGATCAATTTTCTCTTCTGTTTTACGTAAAAAAGTACGCCAATCAAGATCACAGATTTCAACATTTTCAAGTTCAAGAATAGCAATCAAATCTGCCAAATATGCTTGTTTTTTTTTGTTAACTTCAATCAACACAACTTTTAAATGTGGGAAAAGAATTTTAAGAGGAATAGCGGGAAAACCAGCGCCGGTACCAACATCAGCAATAGTGGTAAGAGCATTAAGATCTACAAACTTTCTCAAAATTAAAGAATCTTGAAAATGCTGCCGCACAATCCCCAATAAATCTTTAATCGCGGTAAGATTGGTTTCTTTGTTGCGCTCACTCAACAACGCTTCATAACGTTGAAATTGAGAGAGCTGAAGCTCTGAAAGTTGCTCGGTTTTTGCAAACTCTGCCCAAATAGTTTCTGGTGAACGTGATGCTTTACTCATAAACATTTCTCCAATAAAAACGATGTTTTTAATCAAATTTTTCAAATCTAGAACTTAATGAATTCTTTTTTGGTATCCTAAAACTGTTAATAAACTCTTGTTATCAAAAAAGGAAGTGTATGATGAACCTATCACAAAAATGGGTAAAAATCATCTTTACCCTGCTATTGTGCCTAAAAACCCACTATTTGTACGCAGATAATCGCATTGTTATACAACTCAGGCA includes these proteins:
- a CDS encoding ankyrin repeat domain-containing protein, with product MKKIPVALFLGFMGLGPMVHPACLESPASPILSTYINPLAPATCECAFCIDDDAKTNRHGIQHIHFAAWEGELKTVKDLISQEPALVNARDYRGMTPLLFAARSGNYDMVEFLLESGADYLAYDNNQSTQTPGGNALHHLFYGLEPSDKLEYTTNIDDIYDLLIEAGTSPYLEDGNGKTPADVYNDFINKDGHNNTCTQECNSNCTCCEENYVLDAVSACSVYQESTFIESTTTSKDKSSEECSPTEIMINAPAKVHTTAPANQSATECSPTEIMSQKKELAQPYKPHLIFEGFSLDDCDSDF
- a CDS encoding efflux RND transporter periplasmic adaptor subunit, which translates into the protein MKYKKLCTYLVILGIITGSGYLLYQRYVKKPAPQFYKTEKPQCRSISQIILASGILEIKDLVKIGSVVSGTIKELYVKEDQQVQKGELLAEIDPGTGETDFQDAYLRVMRLQAELEYQEKNYVRKKELFETGQLAKDTFEMLDRDYETKKIDLKSAKTKLEKERLSLQNRKILAAGNGFVTAVNVYKGSGVTGTDFSSAPLFEIAPDITEMEAKLDIDESDIGSVKPGQIVTMAVNTYPDLEIKTTIKTVGFSPKTNKDSLFYKATIDISNHNRLFRPGMTLNAKIKASKIKKALCIKGISFQTNPKVLKTIAKQLNYEFKPLDKKSRKEFKKTYPNKRVKFIWTVANKTFIEKGILLGITDDNYFEIKEGLSEHEEVITDIAEKDDMEKLYKKWFKGTL
- a CDS encoding ABC transporter permease encodes the protein MNSRILIKSSLRALNHHKGRSFLTILGIIVGIASIIATLAIGYGAEEKMRKSILAIGNNYIELWRGNFTLEGATKSIKQKETKKLTTADVTSLNNQCPGIKKISPVIFDRGIIEYHGSAVMCDIKGGNDELLSVMGRSLSKGANMTQHHIQKGTRVALLGDQTAKDLFKTVDPIGRTIKVKNILFTVIGVIKKIDNAPGHRDPNLDVIIPFTSAKKYLKNHNSSTIHGIVIAGKSLDKMPTIVRQIKKIMRARHNLGIDEPNDFSIIDQASMLKAAKASSTIFNIFLLIVASISLLVGGIGVMNIMLVSVTERTQEIGIRMALGASHALILQQFLIESVVLCFIGGIIGIVLGLVTPFIAQYTFQLPAVIRIEPIIVAFCTIFLIGLIFGFYPAQKAARLNPVEALLKQ
- a CDS encoding efflux RND transporter periplasmic adaptor subunit; translation: MNKKKAIITLFLVCTTCTTGYFFLSKKKETLNIVTEKPQRRHLAQFVTASGTLKAKDQFTVGSLVTGKVVNILVDNNDHVKKDQVLAILDNGIGDTDIKKLIAQCAEAQATYDFQKKFFERQKELYASGQLAQNKFEQEERDFLITQARVEQLKASLEREQKMYANLFIKSPDTGTIIAKKIDIGQQITSQLDATVLFIIAKDLTDMEAYVDVDEADIGLIKENQEAVFTVDTFSKRPFVSSVKQVQFQSKIVENVITYATVLKVSNPTIELRPGMTTNVEIKVNEDKNALSVPNKALRLSTFRLEEFAKKAGYTIEKLELKPGSIKQQQRDTLWILEEKTIKQVDVKLGVIDVRFTHVIDGLSEQSNVIVEFTEQPHENILLRSVYGARPGTIGTK
- a CDS encoding ABC transporter ATP-binding protein, with product MKLLEAKNLVKIYRMGDTDLAALKGINLTIDQGEFLAIIGTSGSGKSTLMHLLGCLDIPTEGEYFIEGKNVAKATRDELAKIRNEKIGFVFQKFHLLSDLTALENVALPRLYAGQTEEQATREATALLQSVELGNRLDHYPYQLSGGQQQRVAIARSLINKPRIILADEPTGNLDSATGETIINMFKKLNAEQNVTVILVTHEPRIANYTKRTVELIDGLIVSDKKNNS
- a CDS encoding ABC transporter permease, which produces MKIAIIFRTALKSLASHKIRSLLTTLGIIIGVVAIVCVMSIGEGAKNRVNQEIEKLGSNFIIVLSSSQKKLTSRSAPLKPLLTPKDLLTIKNECENIAMISPGIQQPAKIMFGNKSWETTLGGVGQNYTEIRNWRLTDGDFFTHHDMLAGSKVAVIGLTVRREIFGNENPIGKTLRIKRIPFLIIGSLSEMGKRADGMDQDDTVLIPATTMRKRIMGGVDRYFALIMSAKNKERMQQTSKEIRSILRQTHKIPECDDDDFTMFTQEDIAQASSAATKIMNLLLLFVALISLVVGGIGIMNIMLVSVTERTREIGVRMALGATTRSILNQFIFEAITICLIGGLLGLLIGIGGAVAIGLGLGWPIFISKISLAISLATSASIGLFFGYYPAYKASRLNPVDALAER
- the rsmG gene encoding 16S rRNA (guanine(527)-N(7))-methyltransferase RsmG, whose amino-acid sequence is MSKASRSPETIWAEFAKTEQLSELQLSQFQRYEALLSERNKETNLTAIKDLLGIVRQHFQDSLILRKFVDLNALTTIADVGTGAGFPAIPLKILFPHLKVVLIEVNKKKQAYLADLIAILELENVEICDLDWRTFLRKTEEKIDLFVTRAAIEEAELCRMFKPSCAHKNATLVYWAAEQWECNKFVAHLVKRSEEYKMGQRNRKLIFFGL